A window of the Lactuca sativa cultivar Salinas chromosome 5, Lsat_Salinas_v11, whole genome shotgun sequence genome harbors these coding sequences:
- the LOC111910371 gene encoding pectinesterase 1 — MDSIQSFKGYGKVDPVEEQAFRQKTRKRLIILIVSVVLLIAVIIGAVAGTVIHNRNDNGKDEDASSSQLSSAQSIKAVCSQTLYPESCYSSISELDKSNTTDPEDLLKLSLQVVFNSLSGLSSLPESLMNATSDDTAKEALKVCKVVLDDALDYLSDSISSMDVKSGDKLLSLNKIDDLKTWLSTALTNQDTCLDALEEMNSTFLVDVKSKMQNSTEYASNSLAIVSKISGILGKFKIPIHRKLLAERESEFPEWVSPVVRRLLQVGRPTPNVTVAIDGTGDVKTIKEAMGKVPKKSKTMFVIYIKEGVYMENVVLDKSFWNVMIYGDGKDKSIVSASLNFVDGTPTFSTATFAVAGKGFVAIDMGFKNTAGAAKHQAVALRSGSDFSVFYRCSFDAFQDTLYSHSNRQFYRECDVTGTIDFIFGNAAVVYQNCKIMPRQPLPNQFVTITAQGKKDPNQNTGISIQKCDISAFDKLTAATYLGRPWKDYSTTVIMQSTIGSFLKPVGWISWVQGVDPPASIFYGEYLNTGPGADTTQRVKWTGYKPSLTSSDASRFTVASFIEGSMWLPQTNVAFDST, encoded by the exons ATGGATTCCATTCAATCTTTCAAGGGCTACGGGAAGGTCGATCCTGTAGAAGAACAAGCATTTCGCCAGAAAACCCGTAAGCGTCTCATCATCCTCATCGTCTCTGTAGTCCTGCTCATTGCTGTCATCATCGGAGCTGTTGCCGGCACCGTCATTCACAACCGCAACGACAATGGTAAAGATGAAGATGCTTCTTCCTCTCAGCTCTCCTCCGCCCAATCCATCAAGGCCGTTTGTAGCCAGACTCTGTATCCTGAATCTTGCTACTCTAGCATCTCGGAGCTCGATAAATCCAACACCACCGATCCCGAAGATCTACTCAAGCTCTCTTTACAGGTCGTTTTCAACTCGCTCTCTGGTTTGTCTTCGTTGCCGGAGAGTTTGATGAACGCAACCTCCGACGATACAGCGAAAGAGGCGTTGAAGGTCTGTAAGGTTGTGTTAGATGACGCTCTTGATTATCTCAGTGATTCCATCTCCTCCATGGACGTGAAATCCGGTGATAAGTTGCTCAGCCTTAACAAAATCGACGACCTGAAAACGTGGCTGAGCACTGCTCTCACTAACCAAGACACATGTTTGGATGCTCTGGAAGAAATGAATTCGACATTTCTTGTAGATGTCAAGTCTAAGATGCAGAACTCCACCGAATACGCCAGCAACAGTTTAGCTATTGTCTCTAAGATCTCGGGGATATTAGGGAAATTTAAGATTCCGATCCACAGGAAACTGCTGGCTGAGAGAGAATCTGAGTTTCCGGAATGGGTGAGCCCTGTTGTCCGGAGGTTGCTTCAAGTGGGACGGCCGACGCCGAATGTGACGGTGGCGATAGACGGGACCGGAGATGTTAAAACCATTAAAGAGGCCATGGGAAAGGTACCAAAGAAGAGCAAGACGATGTTCGTAATATACATCAAGGAAGGCGTGTATATGGAGAATGTCGTTTTGGATAAATCGTTCTGGAACGTCATGATCTACGGCGACGGCAAGGATAAGTCCATCGTTTCCGCCAGCCTGAACTTCGTCGACGGCACCCCAACTTTTTCCACCGCGACTTTCG CTGTCGCCGGAAAAGGGTTTGTAGCAATAGACATGGGATTCAAGAACACAGCTGGAGCAGCGAAGCATCAAGCAGTGGCACTGAGGTCTGGTTCAGATTTCTCAGTGTTCTACAGATGCTCATTCGATGCGTTTCAAGACACTCTCTACTCCCATTCCAATCGTCAGTTCTATCGTGAGTGTGATGTCACCGGAACCATCGACTTCATCTTCGGAAACGCGGCGGTTGTCTACCAGAACTGCAAGATTATGCCACGCCAACCTTTACCAAACCAATTCGTCACCATCACAGCTCAGGGAAAGAAAGACCCTAATCAAAACACGGGAATTTCCATCCAAAAATGTGATATATCGGCTTTTGACAAGCTCACGGCGGCGACATACCTTGGGAGGCCATGGAAGGACTATTCAACCACCGTGATTATGCAATCCACCATTGGAAGCTTTCTGAAACCAGTTGGCTGGATTTCATGGGTCCAGGGTGTTGACCCACCTGCATCCATATTCTACGGCGAGTATCTCAACACCGGTCCCGGCGCTGACACTACCCAACGGGTCAAATGGACCGGATATAAGCCCAGTTTAACGAGCAGTGACGCCTCCAGATTCACGGTGGCGTCATTCATCGAAGGTTCAATGTGGTTGCCACAAACAAATGTGGCGTTTGACTCCACTTAA